agaagataaccatatcctacgtaatttatgatcgtaacggAATGAGGCcctcgttcttcttttttttctcgtcactgagcgatagagggcgacataaatggcggttaggccggctgccgctaaaattccgtgggtgctggaaacaaatatatatcttacgcgaacttaatagttgttattcgctcctaaccacaaatttataacattaaattcttataataaactttgcaattcattatttgattacgttttctaaaactggtcgggaatttcttaagcgatcgttgatgttgaagtatgaacgagaaatgagaattttatggtggtataattatttaacgatctttcacagcataaatcgataacaaaaagccttttctatgaataataccgagaataaccaccgaaaacatttaaataagaccactaaagacaaaaaacggcggaagaaacaaaagcgaacattttttcgtgacttatgaaaaaggtttgaatttacgaaactcgattttacgaagtgccaattttccggtcccactgacttcgtaaaatcaggAGTTTACTGTAAATAAACTTGTGGGAAAGAGGTGCAAAAATCATTGCTCCAgcagtttaaaaattgtaaatgtcaTGCTCGAGTGTCGAAAACATGTACGAGTATTTGCATATCTATTAAAAACGACCAAGAATCGTACTATTGGGGGGAAATGATGTGAATTACTCATTCTACATGATCTTTGatcaaatttttttccttaaagatGAAAAACATGATCTATATGAagagaagttaaaataattttctagcaAATAGTTTTTTGCTATCAAAAAGTGCAAATACCCAGTTTTCTTAGGCATCATATTCATCTGAAAtttctttgttcatttttaaaactttagttaCTGTTTATCactgtctttttttaaatttgtggatGCAGGCTCTCTTATCCTGACATTGTTAGTTGATCCTACAAATCTTGTCTCGCTTAACTTGTGCATGCTAACCGAGTACCTACTTGGAGTATAATCTCCTGGCATGTTATAAGTTTGTGATTTACTGATAGCTATGTGCTACAAAACTGGACATGTATAATATAGTTTTTGAGGGTACTAGTGTGATGTTGATTGTGGTCTCTGGTTTATTTTGGATTAAGAGTATGTGACAGTCTCAGTAGCTTTAGTTTTCACTTTTTAAGTGTTTTCAGTAACCTAGTGTTAATTTCACTCCTGGTTTTGAATGATATTTACCAATGCAAGTTGGTGTAATAGGTTTTTTTCTCTTGTTTGTTTGGTTGCAGGTCGTTTTACGGAAGATGGGTCTTTCATAGGGCAGTATGGAGCTGGAGGTGGTAACAAGCGGAGGCCTGAAGAGCAGTCTCCATCAGCTATGGCCACCTATGTTTAACTGATGGAAGAAACCAAATTATAAGACAAATAATGAAAAGGGAAATAATTTGCTGGTCCTCTCATCCACAGCACTTGCTGTTTTCTAAGCAGATAAATACTCACCACTTAAATTTACTGCCTGTCCATAGTTGGTGATGGAGTGTCAGATTTGGGTCAAATCGTATGCATTAGCTTTTGAGTGAGGGTGGGGTGTAGGATAAGGAGACACTTCTCAAAAAATGTGCAAATATTGGAAGCTGtcctaacatatttttttaatccattacaaAATCTCAGTAGTATTAAAACCTCTCTTTTTATGTGGAAAGTAGTTCTAGCctactttgtaattttttatgttttagtgTTTTTTTACTGTTGTGCATAAAATGTGCAATCACCATGTTGATAAGAACTCCAAATGTTGTTAAGTAAATTTTCTTTTgcgatttttctttttgtaagCTATGGCTAGCTTTGTCCTTGATGAGGTGAGATATCATGAATCTCATAagaatcttattttttatgttagcCTGTTTTATCTAAGAAACTGCTATTTTCAATGCCATGGATGTGCCCTAAAATGCGTTAGTTAATGAAGCAATCTTTTTATGTGCTTTGATagattttttgcagatttttcattttttttcaatgagcGAAGCGAGTATTCTTGCATATTGTTAATGTTACTAATTATTTAGGTAAGTGTTAACACTTAGAGGGCTAAAGACTTCATATTACGTCCATAGGCATTTTACCTACAACAGTGGGAGACGCAATATTATGTCTTATCTTTACTGCCCGGatgaaacatatttaaaaattttcaacatcccaCGTATGGGAAAAAAAGACAGAATTAACATCAACCCAATAATAATGAGTAGGATGTTACGAActgatttttgaaattattgaaatatggGCCCCCAGGAGCGGAGGCACTCCTTAAAAACAAGTTACCCTCAAAGTGTTAACTACCAAATGTTTGGAGCAGTCAAAATAAGgataatcaatatagatgataaATCTTTCATTTGTGCCAGATGGCAGCTATGGAGATAAAAAGgttaaaatgaatcattttggttaaattgattaaaatgatcttaatgtttaatatttgctttgtttgcaatattgtttttttttaatgctgctcTGAGATCATATTACAGAGGTTTTTCAGTGGATATTTATAtagtaataatttaaatgaaccTGGTAGGCTGATTCAGTGGGTTGGGTATTCTTCATTCATGAATTTAATGTTAGGAATGAAGATGACCTTACCAAGTGATATTATATGGAGCAATTAATGATGGAACACTTCATTTGTAACTTTTTAGCTTCTGGCTGTTAACTATGGTACCCAAGTGGCTCTTCCTTCGTCCTCAAATAAACACTGCCTTTGTAGACGATTTTAAGAAGTTTTGTGTGTTGTACAATATGCTGTATACAGGGTGGCTATGGATGCGAAATTACTACAGAATTGCTATGCTCAGGGAGAGATAATAGAGGagagtaattatttttcattgcaagtaCCTCTTGAATGTTTTCAAAAGTATTATGTCTTTATAATTACCTCTGCAGTTTGCACATTTTATAGCATCCTAAAGTATTGATTTTGTGTGGCTGTATCAGTTAAAAGCAGACTTTGCATTTTCACTAATATATCATCTGATGTTGTTTAAATTGTGTTAATATGAAAGTATTTGGCATTATTTGAAGCAGTTTTCGCAagaatttttgtgtgttattGTGTACCATTGTGAAAAACTGGCCTTTTCATATGCTGAATGTGAAAAGGAATATTGAGTAATGAATGATAATATTGTCCCTCCAGCTATATCTGACCTTACAATACTAATGAAGAGTTAACTATGGCGAAGTTGGATTCATTGTGTTGAATGACTATTTCTCTCTGTGGGATGAAGAGTACTCAGGTAATTGGAAATAAGATTTCTGCAGCCACCCTGGATACTTAgctttctctgtgaattttcaagtatttacttTTCTATGATTTAGCTTCAAAAGCACTTCAGTagtaccatgaaaaaatattttgaggatttACCTTTGAGTGATGAAGGTTTAGTGCTCTTCTTTGCATAGTTAGAATTTAGAAAATGGTGTATGTGTAGATGTGCCAGGACCACTtagtgaattaaaaattcttagtcAATAACCTACATGTAATATAAGTATGTGTGAATCAACTTTGGTGAGTAGTTTCTTTATGTTCACTACTCTACATCACATATTTCTGCCCCACCCTCTTCTTATTACATTCCTTCAGCTAGCATTTTGTCTATTGGATAAATCTCTTTTATTGTCATCACTTTACACTGCTCCTGCATCTCATATTACTTTCATACCCATGTTAAAGTTTTGTTATTGTACAGTAAGGTTATTACTGTTTTTACTGGCTCCAAGAAAAATGTTGGGCTCTTAACGTGGCTACTTATGCCATTTTGTAAGGAAAGTACTCTATGCCAAATTTAAGTGAATCTCCACCGTGAGTGCATATTGGATACTATTTACAGTTTTCTATGTGTAATCCGTCTCTCCCAATTGTTATGCTCAAGCTGTGCTGTTCCTTTATCCATCTTTTCTGCACCTTCTATCCTGTTCTCATTTTTGCTAGTGTGATTGTTTGTGAATGGAAGAGTTGCATGCTTGTGAAGCTTTTTCTGTGTACATTAATATTGAATGAGGTTTCATCATTCTGTGTAAAAGTGTAAGTGCACAAGAAAGGGTCCCCAAGTAAATTTTGCTTGTTGTCatctttttatatatatatgcaaatatagattatttaaaaaagtgcAAGAGTTGCTTATGGTGGTGATTGATCGTTCAGTAATGGCTATGCatattggtaaaaaaatgttttggtaaaTACTAGGAAAACTTGTAGTGCCATTAGTTTTAGAGAAATTGACTGACACTGAAATTTAAGCTAcatgcattatttttatccagagatgaaattaataatttggtTGAGCGTGGCAAAAAAGTCGTATGACTGATTACATTGCTGATTGCATCCTTGAGCAGTGACTCGGAATTTAACTTTTACTATGTTTTAAACAtcatctttgtaaaaaaaaggaaaatgtgaaaaatgcacCACATAGGGTACATTAATTAGACTTCTTTGTGACTGTGCTTGTATATTTTGTACGATGTCATAAAAACTTCTCAAAGAAATGACAGTGGCATCAAAAATTTAGATATTGATTTTCAgtagtaaattttatttgcatcactgccattatttttaatgttcttggatttgatgaaattaaaataattatgcctCGATTATGAATGCTATTATCATTGCACAAGTGCCTTACATAAGGCACAGTTGTATCACTTTGACTGGTTAAAGAAATCAGTGTGATTTATTTCAATCACATATTTCTGTCAACAGAATTTCTTTCCATCAAGTGCACAATTTTGTCTTATGTATAATTCAGCAAATGGTTTTTGGGAGAATGGAAAACCCATCTTTGAAAAGATAGTGATGTTGCTATTTCTGGATTAAGAACAATCCTGtattttttgtttacgttcttatCAGTGGACAGCTACTCTCATATGGAAGTTCATgatacaattttttatgcatcttttatgTCAGATTCTATTcttgttttctatttatttaatgaaaaattgtaagatttttatatgcaattttatgtggtttattatttcaaataattcattttgatCGCTGTATTTCATTTTGGTTGTGTTTGAAGACAGGTGGTATTtcctttctgatttttttgtgaatgcaATGAGTTAACtcataatcaaatattttattaagctgTGATTCTCAGTGAAAGGTGTTGAACCAGGGTTTCCTATTCTACAGTTGTAGAATAGGCGCTGTAAGCATTCCTCCTTTAAAATTGCCTATGTAATGTATGTTAAAATATGGTTAAAAGTATGTCAGTAGTTCTTATCCCTTGCTAGGGAACAATATGAAATCGCCACTTCAGTTCTGTAGAAGCTTTGCAAGTGTTCTTTTTCTATTTTCCGGTACAAAAAATCTGtaactgagtattttttttatgttttcagcgTAAATATAACACAAAAATCTTTGTAATTGTTCTTTTATTGTGCCCTTATTTATCCTAGAAGTATGCATCTCCGTGCTTCAGAGCATTGTTTGTCGGAAATTCCCCAATGCGAAGCGTTAAGGCCGGCTTCGGCAGAATTGCGTCAATTGGAATTGTCAGTTTGAGAGACCGGTTGTGTtacttgcatttttttacttcgaaGGCACTTCTCCTTTTGCTTTAATGCGATGGCTACTTCCCATTGGCTTTTCGCTGTTGGGACATCGATGTGTTTCGAGGTCACACCAACCTGACCCTCCCGCCCACCACCTCCTGACAGCCAGTTCTTTACGGTGTATCTTGTTACCAACTCATCCCGTTGGGTATTACGAAATGGGATTCGATAGATCAAAGCGCGGGGACTTGTTATTTGCCGATTATGCAACGTACACAATTGAATGAATGGAAGAAAAGCGGCAATACACCTTATTGGTGATCCTATCGTTTGATACCAAAGCTACGTTGCCAGGACAACCGCTCATCCAGATAATTCTACCTAACAACATGGTTGCAATGCGCAATATGCGTTCCTGAAGTAATGACGTTTCTTGGTAATATTAACTCTCAATCATGTCATTGTACGGTCAACGTACTGTATGTAGGGATCTAGGGGTTGTTTGAATAAAGATCTGTATCTTTCTTGTCATCTGCAGATGTGTCGTTGGACGTACGAATAGATTTGGCGATAGCAAAACAAGgctacttttttttcttttgatgcaGCGAGCGTGATTTATGTTGCTGTTTAGCTGTACCGATCTCGATCAGGTTCACCGTAAGCAGGATATACGTCCTTATCGCCCTTTCAAGGATTCATCATGTGGCAGACATGGATGCTGTCATTTCTTCTGCTTGGAGAGGTCACTCGAACTTCCAGTCGTGGGAGTGTCAACAGTGGAGTTAGTGGAGACGACTTGTCCCTGTGGATTGATCAACAACAAGTAAAAATGTTCAGTGGTACGATGCTTCATTACCCGTGCTTTCGATTTCTtgaacttaatttaaattttaacttgtcaatttaatttactttatatttaaaggatttgcaatgaaaatatatgCTATTGTGGATGGACATGTTTTGCCATATATTCTCGAccccaattttgaaaaatatttgccgaTTATACCTTCCGAAGTAAGTACATGATAGTTATATGTCTTTCCTTTAAGTGTAGCGTGTACGAATTTATtgaaatagttttcttttcaagGTGAGTTACGTAAATTTTACGTGGAAATCAGGCGGGAAAAAGTACTATTACAATTTTGATCGTCTACAGTCGTTCGATGAGAGTATTTTGGAAGCACCTGTGATATCTGTGAGAACTGTTGGCCGAGTGCCTCGACGCCCTAAAGGTGAATACTTTATTGTTTAGACTTGGATACATAtcgttgaaattttataattttcaagttaatGTATGTTGTGTTTATCGTCAAGTTTTCAGCGTCTTTCTTCCTTGTTCGGGCAATAGTTCTGGTATAGCGTCATTTGGCATAGGCCTTTTGATTGAAAGTAGGAAAGGAAAACCATTGCCTGGTACACCTCTTCGTCTCAGATTGAGGAAAGAATGTGCACAGCGAGGTAAATTtactttgcattttttatgttttgtagAGTGGCTTTATATATGTTATCATATCTACAATGTGacgttttcactttattttttctcctaaattAGTTTATGTCTATAATAGCCTCGTATTTAAATGGTAAGGATAGCACTTGCCCGTAAACAGGTCaatctcataattttatttccacacCAACGGGTCAAACAGGGCCGGACCCTGAATGTGATCGGAAGTGCGCAAATGGAGGTTGGTGTAACCAAGAGCGTATTTGTCAGTGCCCCGAGGGTTACATGGGTCAGCACTGCCGGACGGCACTATGCTACCCCCAGTGTATGAATGGGGGATCATGCACTTCTCCTGGGATTTGCAGCTGTTTACCTGGGTTCCAAGGCCGCCACTGTGAGGGTGGTAAGTTGTAATTATATCTAAATATGTTAGCCCAATTGATTTCCTGTTGTACCTTATTTGTTCGAAACACATTGAAGAGAATGTATTTAAGTTCTCTCAAGATGACATTGCATTCCATTCAGAAGCCTTATGGAGTCATTCTTGGGAAAAGCTTTCATTTCCCTGGAAACTCCTACGATTTCTTTCCTTCCCGAGGTAAGATTTCCCTAAGTCAGATTTTTCTCTGATTACACCACAGTGGAATAGTGCTTAAGTAGTGTGTGACCTCATTCTCGTTTCGCTGAGTATGCACCTCATTTTTGAAGCTCCTCTATGAATCCATCACAGCCTGTATCCACAGTCATGATTTTGTTACCACTATCAATTTCTCAAACAGCTATTTTAACATGTGAAAGATTTGGATGAGTAATGTTTAAAATGAATCGAATTTGTCCATTGTAGGATAATATatgttatatataatatatatatatgttgtgCAATAGGTAAGCAGTCGCAGTTTAATCTACCCAACAATTCTGACGTCTTTTTAAAACATTAATGGAatggcttaaccctttcgctgctgttcaatctccgaaaacctactcctcacatgcggcgaaaatattaaaatgcgtttcctgggcccatggagcaggtacttccaggatgggtgtggtacaccatCCGAAGGGTCgataatccgcggccctatccttgacgagctcacccacgcaggaccgtctcttcgaccctaccagcggggggcctacctcccgaaaagggaccactctgactgcaatttgaaaatcaatcactcaatccaatcatcaaaaaatgattgttttcatcgcaatcctGCCAATGAAGCAATCAAGCATGCCttttaaccgtgtttctacgatgaaaaataacgattttgttaacttttccaaaaacgtggctgcggacaaccggaaaaatggccattttagcaaagttaacaaaaccgtaatttttcatcgcagaaacacggttcaaagacgtacttgatagcatgattggcaggagtgtgatgaaaacaataagtttttgatgatcgtattgagtgattgattttcaaattgcagtcagagctgtcacttttcgggaggtaggctgcctgctcatagggtcgaggagacggtcctgcgtgggtgagctggtcgaggatagggtcgcggattagcgacccttcgaagtgcttcggcgaaagtgctgaccgcatggcagggaggaagaaaaagtacgtccacagcagtctgccgtgcggacgtactaggtacgtccacagcagtgaaagggttaatggaagTGAAATTTCTTATTAGGGATAACTGTCATGTCAAAtttcttttgttaatttcttGGATTCCCTTACAAAGTGCATTTTATGGTGCCTTATAAGGAGGATGCTTATCCCTTTTCTTAGAAAGTAAATTGAAAACAACTTTTCAACGTAACAGactggggcggatccaggatttctttctggggggcacaagcaaggccgtatccaggattttgttctgggggggggggggcacaaggatagctcgtaatagaaaaaggacgcaatgataatgggactgtattaaaaatcttcatatttttaagggtctgggggagggcacgtgccccctcccctagatccgcctatggtatcAGATGTTGGCCTCAGATAATTTCCTGCCTCATCTTTTCTGTAATCGAAACACCTGAATGAGTTGTGGACTCTTTCTCAGAGTACAGGGAAATGAGTTGTGGTGATGTCCTATGCATGAGCAAAGGGCATCTTAATATTTTCTGCTTATGAAATGTTAATACTGTTGATTTCACTGCTATTAGTTCTAAAAGTTGGTGACTGATTAAAAAGTGGAAACTTGGACAAGGGCagatccagtatttttttctgggggagtcTTTAAGGGTCTGacagatcttctcatatttgggattaaaagcaaaatacaacaatcacagcaaaaaatattctctttattttgtcatgaaatttattaatattaaattatatgatttaGGCTCcttaattcacaaaataaaacgaacgtaaagataaccgtaataaaaatcttgtctattgtTTAAGCATCTGCAGGGGGGGGAGGCAcgtcccccccctccccccacagaTGTCCCCTGCGATATGTAAGCCCCCCCCCCAAGTCCACCTATGAACAtggaaatcttttatattttaaactattattgtcattggcaaaaataataatgtgattaATGAGCCCATTGAGGTTGCAATTCCCCTCCTGGATGATAAACTGTCCAGTTCCATCCCATACATCCTGCTTGGATGCCATAAATTGGTCACATGTAAATGCATTCAGAGAAGTATGGAAATGTACTTTTTATCTTACAAATATCATTACAGttttagagcgtaggtttccgcggcgatggtttgatctctgcatttctccagggttttcttccgcgtcagattgttggttgacaacagtttcgctggctatcctgccagcgtctgaccttcgacctgaagacgctggcaggatagccagcgtaactgttgtcaaccaacaatctgatgcggaagaaaaccctggatcATTACAGTTACATATTTGAGATGTCAATGTCAAAGATGATCAATCTAAACCTCTTAAATTTCTATTGTGAACAGGATTAATATGGAGCTTGAGAATAAAGATTTTCCCTTTGCAGATCCATTTCTTGTATCCCTCTGCAGAGTTTCAATGTGAGACATTGTTATGCACATTGAATATTGTTCAGCCTTCAAAATTCACTGTTAATTTATCCGATCAGTGAAGTATAAGgtttgaaagtgatattttctattttcggGTACAAAAATATGtagctgaatattttttaatattttcagcctaaatatacaaaaacattgcatttatattcttttattgttcCATATCTATCGTAAAGGTATGCGTTTCCATGCTTCAATGTGCACAGGATGCACAACTTATTTTCCCTGACTGGAACATCTTCATCCTCACTGGGTTTacgaaaaatttgttttcaaaccTCGCCTTGTAGAGTAGTGCATAATTATTGTAACAGTagatataatttctttttcaagAGCAAATATACAACAACAAGATATGAAAATGACTTGGTGCACTTTTGTGTGTCAATCACATTTATATAATAAACATGCTGAATATTAAGGGAATGAAGAAGAACATAAGAAATTTTATGTTAGTTATAGTTGATGGCAAGTAAATTTGGATTACATCAACCTTTATCACCACGATATTTTCTTACTCGTCCACAGCAGTCACCCTTTTTCTTActgtgtatattatttatttttatcagaataAAGGGGTCTTGTATTAAGTGAACCAATTAAATATCTAGATGTAGCATAATTCTCTTACAGTATGATAGATATTTGCAAAATCTGACTcaacataaattataattttagggTTTAAGGCAAATATATTTTGGAGATAATGTAATTTGAACCATCTATCCTAGCATTAACTAGTAACAAAGCTAACTACATAAACATTGTACCatcatttaattatttgaattgaaaggtatttaaaaaaaataacccaaGCATAGCAATGGCATGGCTAGTGATGGCATTGTGCAAGTGAGTCATCACAAATGTTTGACTTTACAGAATGAGCATCCGAGTGGTACGTAGGTCAACTTTAACAGTTGTAACTCCCCCTCCGTGGACTACTTCATGCAGTACACTTCTCTGCCTCTCCTCCCTGCACGTATAGATTTTTGTATTGCTGGGAGTTCAGTTGCTAAATAATGGATTTTTTCTTCCCAAGCTTGCCAAAATATCACTGAGAGGTGAAATACACTTTTCAAAAGTGAAGTATTTAAACTTTTGttccttaaaaataatttgtatgtgaGATCGCTACATCATTTTTCCACTAGAAGGAATGATTTACTTGCAAATACAGTAGACTCCCTATTATCCGGGTTGTCGATTATCcttgcatgattttcactctcgctcaatttttttggcgatctttttttaaaaagtaaaatcggACGCTTttatcatcagaattactgcagtaatgctaggatacactgcACTCATCATTTCAATCAGAATAGCCTTTGTAAAATGGAAGTTATtgcacgctagctgcattcacaggagaaccgtgtttctgttttccaagcttctcagtgcgcgaccgcgctctgTTATCACAGGTACACGAcccgcagcagttgcaatccAGGAGACTTGTTCGAGACGCGACACCGTGGCGTGGTGCCTGGTGCtgtagtttccgatgtcgagcagtggttttgaagcattcgtgcaaaccacttttctgtatctgtgatcacacagccacggatgtgtggttttcaaaaccaggcctaaTATGGATCATTAAAATAAGATTACAgtcatgttatcgccactaaaaagattgcgaactggcgaagaaacctctcattgagtccaggaagcacACTATAATAACAGAATAAGGgcataaataatatattgttCGTTTTagttaaattatgaacattgcaagacatttaagtgaaagtttgtgttatccatgttttctgattatttgtgccgaccctccccatcattagcccggataatcgggagtgtactgtagtaCCAGAGTTCTCTGATTTTGTATTGAATGATGATAGCATATCTGTTCTAAATTCGGTGTGCTAGGGCACTGGGCTTTTATTACTAGTTAAGTAATCCATGTCAATAGTTCACTCGAGCTCTTTCTCCTATGATACATCCCTACTCCCAAGCAATTTATGCATTACCCCTTTCTTTCTCACTCCTTCCCTCCCTTCTGCTCTTTTCCCTCATTCCTGAGACTGTGACGACTCAATGGAATTGCTAAGTGCAAGTGGCACAAGCACAATAGAGTGTATAGCAAGCCAGCTATCACTAAAGTGTCTCATTCGCCATCACTAGGCAGTGGATACGTAGTCtttgatttttgttattttactatTATGAGGAAACTAACTTTTGTTTGCTATTAATATGTTGTTATAATATAGTttcattttcgaaatttttaatcataattaatgCTCAATAGCAGCAGGATGTTCAGTTGGTAAAAATAGTTGGTTTTGTTGTACATTAGTTTTTCATTGGTGACCCGTGGAAGCTTTATAAAT
The DNA window shown above is from Ischnura elegans chromosome 4, ioIscEleg1.1, whole genome shotgun sequence and carries:
- the LOC124157907 gene encoding protein shifted-like isoform X1, which produces MWQTWMLSFLLLGEVTRTSSRGSVNSGVSGDDLSLWIDQQQVKMFSGFAMKIYAIVDGHVLPYILDPNFEKYLPIIPSEVSYVNFTWKSGGKKYYYNFDRLQSFDESILEAPVISVRTVGRVPRRPKVFSVFLPCSGNSSGIASFGIGLLIESRKGKPLPGTPLRLRLRKECAQRGQTGPDPECDRKCANGGWCNQERICQCPEGYMGQHCRTALCYPQCMNGGSCTSPGICSCLPGFQGRHCEGGICAEKCLNGGKCIQKDTCDCPKGYYGLRCEFSKCIIPCLNGGRCRGANKCRCPSAFGGDHCEIMRNPRVNGASGLPTRRQHSLMSSSSAEVPKLVGGKGKGRCPRHCGMHGTCQPDLGICSCEPGWFGKMCRRRDIARNHKRKKGPNLRSHLNETAL
- the LOC124157907 gene encoding protein shifted-like isoform X2; protein product: MWQTWMLSFLLLGEVTRTSSRGSVNSGVSGDDLSLWIDQQQVKMFSGFAMKIYAIVDGHVLPYILDPNFEKYLPIIPSEVSYVNFTWKSGGKKYYYNFDRLQSFDESILEAPVISVRTVGRVPRRPKVFSVFLPCSGNSSGIASFGIGLLIESRKGKPLPGTPLRLRLRKECAQRGPDPECDRKCANGGWCNQERICQCPEGYMGQHCRTALCYPQCMNGGSCTSPGICSCLPGFQGRHCEGGICAEKCLNGGKCIQKDTCDCPKGYYGLRCEFSKCIIPCLNGGRCRGANKCRCPSAFGGDHCEIMRNPRVNGASGLPTRRQHSLMSSSSAEVPKLVGGKGKGRCPRHCGMHGTCQPDLGICSCEPGWFGKMCRRRDIARNHKRKKGPNLRSHLNETAL